TGGTCAAAGGCATTTTGGAGCACTTCTGGAAAGGTCAGGAGCGTACGCAAATCGAAGGAACCATCAACATCATTCCGGGCTTCGACGGCTTCTGCGTCGGCAACAACCGGGAGCTCAAGCGCCTGCTCGATGTAATGGGCGTGTCCTATACATTGATCCAGGATGCCTCTGACCAGTTCGATACGCCTTCGGACGGTGAATACCGCATGTATGACGGGGGCACGAAGATCAACGAGGTGAAGAAGGCCCTCAACGCCGAGGCAACGCTTTCGCTGCAGCATCACAACACCCGAAAGACACTGGGCTATTGCGAGGAGGTCGGGCAGGCGACGGCCTCGTTCCACTATCCGCTCGGCGTTCAGGCGACGGACGAATTCCTGATGGAGGTCGCGGCGATTTCCGGCAAGGAGATTCCCGAGGCAATTCGCCTCGAGCGCGGCCGACTGGTAGACGCCATGGCGGACAGCCAATCCTGGTTGCATGGTAAGAAATACGCCATCTACGGTGATCCCGACTTCGTTCACGCAATGGCCCGCTTTGTCATGGAGACCGGCGGCGAGCCAACCCATTGCCTCGCCACCAATGGCACCTCGGCATGGGAAGCCGATTTGAAGAAGCTGCTAGCATCCTCGCCTTTCGGCAAGGCTGCCCAGGTTTGGGCGGGCAAGGACCTGTGGGCGCTGCGCTCACTGCTCTTTACCGAGCCGGTGGACCTTTTGATCGGCAATTCCTACGGCAAGTACCTGGAGCGCGACACCGGAACACCGCTGATCCGGCTGATGTTTCCGATCTTCGATCGGCACCATCATCACCGCTTTGCGCTCTTTGGCTACCAGGGAGCGTTGCGCGTGCTGACGACGATCCTCGACAAGATCTTCGACAAACTCGATCGCGAGACGAGCGAGACGGGTGTGACGGATTATTCCTATGACCTCACGCGCTAAGAGCCGTGGCCGGCTTTTCGCCGAGGCCATTCCTTGCCCAATGGACTGGGGAGGCTGAGCAATGTCCTCCCTCAGCGCCAAAATCAAGGACGCCTTCGATGAGCCCGCCTGCGATAAGAACCGTGGCAAAGATGCCAAGGCGCGCAAGGAGGGCTGCTCGAAGTCGCTGACACCAGGGGCGGCAGCCGGCGGCTGCGCCTTTGACGGAGCCAAGATCGTCCTGCAGCCGATCACCGACGTTGCGCATCTGGTCCATGCGCCGCTCGCCTGCGAGGGCAATTCTTGGGACAACCGTGGTGCGGTTTCGTCAGGGCCGACCTTGTGGCGGACAAGCTTCACGACCGACCTCACCGAACTCGACCTTGTGATGGGGCAGGGCGAGCGGAAACTCTTCAAGGCGATCCGCGAGATCAAGCACACATACGCGCC
This region of Mesorhizobium sp. M2A.F.Ca.ET.046.03.2.1 genomic DNA includes:
- the nifK gene encoding nitrogenase molybdenum-iron protein subunit beta, with product MPQSAEKILDHAPLFREPEYRKMLAEKKLNFECPHPDEIISDQRDFTQTWEYREKNLARKALVVNPAKACQPLGAVFAAAGFERTMSFVHGSQGCVAYYRSHLSRHFKEPAAAVSSSMTEDAAVFGGLKNMVDGLANTYQLYDPKMIAVSTTCMAEVIGDDLHSFIQNAKDEDSVPRDFDVPFAHTPAFVGSHVDGYDNMVKGILEHFWKGQERTQIEGTINIIPGFDGFCVGNNRELKRLLDVMGVSYTLIQDASDQFDTPSDGEYRMYDGGTKINEVKKALNAEATLSLQHHNTRKTLGYCEEVGQATASFHYPLGVQATDEFLMEVAAISGKEIPEAIRLERGRLVDAMADSQSWLHGKKYAIYGDPDFVHAMARFVMETGGEPTHCLATNGTSAWEADLKKLLASSPFGKAAQVWAGKDLWALRSLLFTEPVDLLIGNSYGKYLERDTGTPLIRLMFPIFDRHHHHRFALFGYQGALRVLTTILDKIFDKLDRETSETGVTDYSYDLTR